In a single window of the Papaver somniferum cultivar HN1 chromosome 8, ASM357369v1, whole genome shotgun sequence genome:
- the LOC113306714 gene encoding exosome complex component RRP45A-like isoform X2 — translation MEQRLSNTWKMTNNEKKFIEISLLSDLRVDGRTSFQYRGLNIKFGREDGSSEVQLGKTLVMGSVTSQLVQPYRDRPNEGTLSIYTEFSPMADPSFEAGRPGEFAVELGRIIDRGLRESRAVDTESLCVLAAKLVWAIRIDLHILDNGGNLVDAANIAALAALMTFRRPECTLGGEDGQELIVHPPEVKEPLPLIIHHLPIAVTFGIFGDGNVMVIDPSHDEEVVMGGRITATLNANGDICSIQKVGEGVMQSSIMQCLRIAKGKADDITTKIRSAVEAHCTERAARKIKRHPSSSVAVSISRPDTVMMDKPTQKGGGFSVDKSEESCSHASNGIGSETLKRGDSVKASVGAPSNWDPYSKGVDANSLKTSLAVSGRSTPSKEHKESIVDEVMDEEPISNVGSADSKPNEAVQSPQLQQQSSEVKTLKDAVKPKNKRKKKTPS, via the exons ATGGAGCAGAGGTTATCTAATACATGGAAGATGACAAATAATGAGAAGAAATTCATCGAGATTTCACTGCTTTCGGACCTTAGAGTTGATGGCCGCACATCTTTTCAGTATCGTGGGTTAAATATTAAGTTTGGGAG GGAGGATGGTTCATCTGAAGTGCAGCTAGGGAAAACTCTTGTGATGGGTTCTGTGACTTCTCAACTAGTTCAACCTTATCGTGATAGGCCCAATGAAGGAACTCTTTCAATATATACTGAGTTTTCACCAATGGCCGATCCTTCATTTGAAGCAGGGCGTCCTGGAGAGTTTGCTGTTGAACTAGGGCGTATTATAGACCGTGGTTTAAG GGAAAGCAGGGCAGTGGATACTGAATCTTTGTGTGTCCTAGCAGCAAAACTAGTGTGGGCCATCCGTATTGATCTTCATATTCTGGACAATGGAGG GAATCTTGTTGATGCTGCGAACATTGCTGCTTTGGCTGCACTCATGACATTTCGCAGGCCTGAATGCACATTGGGAGGAGAAGACGGGCAGGAACTAATAGTACATCCACCCGAG gtGAAAGAGCCACTTCCTCTGATAATACATCACTTGCCCATTGCAGTTACCTTTGGAATTTTTGGCGATGGAAACGTTATG GTGATTGATCCAAGCCACGACGAGGAGGTTGTTATGGGAGGAAGAATTACGGCTACATTAAATGCAAATGGTGATATCTGTTCCATCCAAAAAGTCGGAGAAGGTGTCATGCAGAGTTCAATCATGCAATGTTTACGTATTGCAAAAGGAAAAGCTGACGATATTACGACCAAAATAAGAAGTGCT GTAGAAGCACACTGTACGGAAAGAGCAGCAAGGAAGATCAAGCGTCACCCATCATCTTCAGTTGCTGTCAGTATAAGTAGACCTGATACCGTAATGATGGACAAACCTACTCAGAAAGGAGGTGGGTTTTCAGTTGATAAATCAGAGGAGAGCTGCAGCCATGCCAGTAATGGAATTGGAAGTGAAACTCTAAAAAGAGGGGACTCTGTAAAAGCTTCTGTAGGAGCGCCTTCTAATTG GGATCCATATTCGAAAGGAGTTGATGCAAATTCCCTAAAGACATCTCTAGCTGTGTCTG GTAGGTCAACACCAAGTAAGGAACATAAAGAATCAATAGTTGATGAAGTCATGGACGAGGAACCAATTTCAAATGTCGGGAGTGCTGATTCCAAACCTAATGAAGCTGTCCAAAGTCCCCAATTACAGCAACAGTCTAGTGAAGTGAAGACTCTGAAAGATGCTGTGAAAccaaaaaacaagagaaaaaagaagacacCATCCTAA
- the LOC113306714 gene encoding exosome complex component RRP45A-like isoform X1 has product MEQRLSNTWKMTNNEKKFIEISLLSDLRVDGRTSFQYRGLNIKFGREDGSSEVQLGKTLVMGSVTSQLVQPYRDRPNEGTLSIYTEFSPMADPSFEAGRPGEFAVELGRIIDRGLRESRAVDTESLCVLAAKLVWAIRIDLHILDNGGNLVDAANIAALAALMTFRRPECTLGGEDGQELIVHPPEVKEPLPLIIHHLPIAVTFGIFGDGNVMVIDPSHDEEVVMGGRITATLNANGDICSIQKVGEGVMQSSIMQCLRIAKGKADDITTKIRSAVEAHCTERAARKIKRHPSSSVAVSISRPDTVMMDKPTQKGGGFSVDKSEESCSHASNGIGSETLKRGDSVKASVGAPSNWDPYSKGVDANSLKTSLAVSAGRSTPSKEHKESIVDEVMDEEPISNVGSADSKPNEAVQSPQLQQQSSEVKTLKDAVKPKNKRKKKTPS; this is encoded by the exons ATGGAGCAGAGGTTATCTAATACATGGAAGATGACAAATAATGAGAAGAAATTCATCGAGATTTCACTGCTTTCGGACCTTAGAGTTGATGGCCGCACATCTTTTCAGTATCGTGGGTTAAATATTAAGTTTGGGAG GGAGGATGGTTCATCTGAAGTGCAGCTAGGGAAAACTCTTGTGATGGGTTCTGTGACTTCTCAACTAGTTCAACCTTATCGTGATAGGCCCAATGAAGGAACTCTTTCAATATATACTGAGTTTTCACCAATGGCCGATCCTTCATTTGAAGCAGGGCGTCCTGGAGAGTTTGCTGTTGAACTAGGGCGTATTATAGACCGTGGTTTAAG GGAAAGCAGGGCAGTGGATACTGAATCTTTGTGTGTCCTAGCAGCAAAACTAGTGTGGGCCATCCGTATTGATCTTCATATTCTGGACAATGGAGG GAATCTTGTTGATGCTGCGAACATTGCTGCTTTGGCTGCACTCATGACATTTCGCAGGCCTGAATGCACATTGGGAGGAGAAGACGGGCAGGAACTAATAGTACATCCACCCGAG gtGAAAGAGCCACTTCCTCTGATAATACATCACTTGCCCATTGCAGTTACCTTTGGAATTTTTGGCGATGGAAACGTTATG GTGATTGATCCAAGCCACGACGAGGAGGTTGTTATGGGAGGAAGAATTACGGCTACATTAAATGCAAATGGTGATATCTGTTCCATCCAAAAAGTCGGAGAAGGTGTCATGCAGAGTTCAATCATGCAATGTTTACGTATTGCAAAAGGAAAAGCTGACGATATTACGACCAAAATAAGAAGTGCT GTAGAAGCACACTGTACGGAAAGAGCAGCAAGGAAGATCAAGCGTCACCCATCATCTTCAGTTGCTGTCAGTATAAGTAGACCTGATACCGTAATGATGGACAAACCTACTCAGAAAGGAGGTGGGTTTTCAGTTGATAAATCAGAGGAGAGCTGCAGCCATGCCAGTAATGGAATTGGAAGTGAAACTCTAAAAAGAGGGGACTCTGTAAAAGCTTCTGTAGGAGCGCCTTCTAATTG GGATCCATATTCGAAAGGAGTTGATGCAAATTCCCTAAAGACATCTCTAGCTGTGTCTG CAGGTAGGTCAACACCAAGTAAGGAACATAAAGAATCAATAGTTGATGAAGTCATGGACGAGGAACCAATTTCAAATGTCGGGAGTGCTGATTCCAAACCTAATGAAGCTGTCCAAAGTCCCCAATTACAGCAACAGTCTAGTGAAGTGAAGACTCTGAAAGATGCTGTGAAAccaaaaaacaagagaaaaaagaagacacCATCCTAA
- the LOC113301694 gene encoding 2-(3-amino-3-carboxypropyl)histidine synthase subunit 1-like, whose translation MENNRSDLILPCLDPSRNKPRPTPKRFIKNQIPDSITNDPALNAAISLLPSNYSFEVHKCVWRIQTAGAKRVALQFPEGLLMYSLVLSDIFKTFCKLDDCFVLGDVTYGACCVDDFSATALGADLLIHYGHSCLVPIDTTKIPSLYVFVEIKIDVERLIDTIKLNMDGTVSKSKKLALAGTIQFSTAIHAAKSSLESAGFEVLVPQSKPLSGGEILGCTSPSIPKGSADVVIFVADGRFHLEAFMIANPEIKAFRYDPYSGVLFLEEYDHKGMKEVRKNAIAKAREAKSWGLVLGTLGRQGNPRVLDRLQEKMRERGFIWTVVLMSEISPARIALFGDSIDAWIQIACPRLSIDWGEAFTKPLLTSFEAEIALGLISGWWEKSSSNTSLGCQKNKSCCMNNNRKVCECNSNDNCTDYPMDYYAHDGGEWNGAYSKKSTRLPHRNSQICTSNNNGVVG comes from the coding sequence ATGGAGAACAATAGGAGTGATCTTATTTTACCCTGTCTGGATCCTAGTAGGAACAAACCTCGACCAACTCCTAAGAGGTTCATCAAGAATCAAATCCCGGATTCCATCACCAATGATCCTGCACTTAACGCAGCAATTTCCCTTCTCCCGTCCAATTACAGTTTTGAGGTTCACAAATGCGTTTGGCGTATACAGACAGCCGGAGCTAAGCGCGTCGCCCTCCAGTTTCCCGAAGGACTCCTCATGTATTCTCTTGTTCTCTCTGACATCTTTAAAACTTTCTGCAAGCTTGATGACTGCTTCGTCCTTGGTGATGTTACCTATGGTGCTTGTTGTGTTGATGACTTCTCAGCCACTGCTCTGGGTGCTGACCTCCTCATCCACTATGGACACAGTTGCCTCGTTCCCATTGACACCACCAAAATTCCTTCTCTCTATGTCTTTGTTGAAATCAAGATCGATGTGGAGCGTCTCATTGATACCATCAAGCTAAACATGGATGGAACAGTATCAAAATCAAAAAAGCTTGCCTTGGCGGGTACGATTCAGTTCTCTACAGCAATTCATGCTGCAAAATCTTCCCTAGAGAGTGCTGGCTTTGAGGTTCTAGTCCCGCAATCCAAGCCATTATCTGGCGGGGAAATTCTTGGTTGCACCTCTCCAAGTATTCCTAAAGGGTCTGCCGATGTGGTTATATTTGTAGCCGATGGAAGATTCCATCTTGAAGCCTttatgattgcaaaccctgaaatTAAGGCTTTTCGTTATGACCCTTACAGTGGGGTTTTGTTCTTGGAGGAGTATGACCACAAAGGAATGAAAGAAGTAAGGAAGAATGCTATTGCTAAAGCAAGGGAAGCTAAGAGTTGGGGTCTTGTGCTTGGGACATTGGGACGGCAGGGTAACCCCAGAGTTCTTGATCGGCTGCAGGAAAAGATGAGGGAACGAGGTTTTATTTGGACGGTAGTATTGATGTCAGAGATTTCTCCTGCCCGCATTGCATTATTTGGTGATTCTATAGATGCTTGGATCCAGATTGCTTGTCCTCGACTATCTATAGATTGGGGGGAAGCTTTCACAAAACCTCTTTTGACTTCATTTGAGGCTGAAATTGCTCTTGGGCTCATTTCCGGTTGGTGGGAGAAATCATCATCGAATACTAGTTTGGGTTGTCAAAAGAACAAATCATGTTGCATGAATAACAACAGAAAGGTATGTGAATGCAACAGCAATGACAATTGCACAGACTATCCTATGGATTACTATGCACACGATGGAGGCGAATGGAATGGCGCTTACTCCAAAAAATCAACTCGGCTTCCTCACAGAAACTCTCAAATTTGTACCAGTAATAATAATGGAGTAGTTGGTTAA